A window from Enterocloster bolteae encodes these proteins:
- a CDS encoding 3-oxoacyl-ACP reductase family protein, whose product MKLEGKVTIITGAGYGYGMSRGFPEAFAREGSHLSLNYYGCDDMKMKLWAQDMEKLGVRVILAPGDISQEETAERLIQRTWEEFGHIDVLVNNAGITGPKSIVDMTIEEWDRMIAVNLRSFFLTCKYVVPIMMKQKRGRIINIASQIAQKGGTDHCHYAAAKAGVIGLTKSLAWDLGKFGINVNCIAPGPINTQMMESVSDEWRKDKMKDLAIPRFGEIEEVVPSAIFLASSPDGDLYTGQTLGPNCGDVML is encoded by the coding sequence ATGAAATTAGAGGGGAAGGTTACTATCATAACAGGGGCTGGTTATGGTTACGGGATGAGCCGTGGATTTCCCGAAGCATTTGCCAGAGAAGGTTCTCATCTCTCACTAAATTATTATGGCTGTGATGACATGAAAATGAAGTTATGGGCGCAGGATATGGAAAAGTTGGGTGTACGGGTAATTTTGGCGCCGGGAGATATATCACAGGAGGAAACAGCTGAAAGGTTAATACAGCGTACCTGGGAAGAATTTGGGCATATAGATGTTTTAGTCAATAACGCTGGGATTACAGGCCCTAAATCTATAGTTGACATGACAATTGAAGAATGGGACAGAATGATAGCTGTCAACTTAAGAAGTTTTTTTCTGACATGTAAGTATGTAGTACCGATTATGATGAAACAGAAAAGGGGCCGCATTATTAATATTGCTTCACAGATTGCCCAGAAGGGGGGGACGGATCATTGCCATTATGCAGCGGCTAAGGCAGGAGTCATAGGTTTGACAAAATCACTGGCATGGGATTTGGGCAAATTTGGTATTAATGTTAATTGCATTGCACCGGGTCCTATTAATACACAGATGATGGAAAGCGTATCAGATGAGTGGAGAAAAGATAAGATGAAGGATTTGGCTATACCACGTTTTGGAGAGATAGAAGAAGTTGTACCATCTGCTATATTTTTAGCCAGTTCACCAGATGGAGATTTATACACAGGGCAGACCTTGGGACCAAACTGCGGAGATGTGATGCTTTAA
- a CDS encoding sugar ABC transporter ATP-binding protein, whose protein sequence is MNDVLLEMKEINKSYSGVQVLHNVNLKVRKGEIHALMGENGAGKSTLIKIITGIVQADSGEKTYKGEPLNISHPSQIYHYGIGIVHQEFNLLPDLNVAQNIFIAREPMKKFGFVDEKKSDQDAQKLLDRLQLKIDIHKKVIQLSVAEQQLVEIAKALSYDCELLILDEPTSALADSEAEVLFGILEHLREQGVAIIYVSHRMSDIKRIVDRVTVLRDGHFIGEHLLSDITEEQLISEIVGRKLEAYFPKKPKYKRGEQTLEVKGLSVKGLLEDISFEAYKGEILGIAGLMGAGRTELAHAIFGKLRPTAGEIIVHGKKQKFDSPQKAIRAGIGYTTEDRKRDGLMLNQDIKSNILISSYDQLVNFWGLVKEGMANRRTDEYIEKMNIKTTGRNQNIGSLSGGNQQKAVLAKWLSANVDIFFFDEPTRGIDVGAKMEIYQLMYTLVENGVTVIMISSELPEILGMSDRILVMSHGKLAADLDISEATQEKIYYYASQE, encoded by the coding sequence ATGAATGATGTCTTGTTGGAAATGAAGGAAATCAATAAGTCTTATTCAGGAGTTCAGGTACTCCATAATGTTAACCTGAAAGTGCGAAAAGGAGAAATCCATGCGCTTATGGGAGAAAATGGTGCTGGAAAATCCACACTTATTAAAATTATTACGGGTATTGTACAGGCGGATTCCGGAGAGAAGACATATAAAGGGGAACCATTGAATATCAGTCATCCTTCCCAAATATACCATTATGGCATTGGTATCGTTCATCAGGAATTTAACCTGCTTCCGGATTTAAATGTTGCACAAAATATATTTATCGCGAGAGAACCAATGAAGAAGTTTGGTTTTGTAGATGAAAAAAAATCAGATCAGGATGCACAGAAATTGTTAGACAGACTTCAGCTTAAGATTGATATACATAAGAAAGTCATTCAGTTGAGTGTGGCAGAACAGCAGTTGGTGGAGATTGCAAAGGCGCTTTCGTACGATTGTGAGCTACTTATTTTGGATGAGCCTACGTCAGCATTAGCGGACTCAGAGGCTGAGGTTTTATTTGGTATTCTGGAACATCTCAGAGAACAGGGAGTTGCCATTATATATGTTTCCCATAGGATGAGCGATATAAAACGGATTGTTGACAGGGTAACGGTTTTGCGTGACGGGCATTTCATTGGAGAGCACCTGCTGAGTGATATCACAGAAGAACAACTGATAAGTGAGATTGTGGGCAGGAAACTGGAGGCATATTTCCCAAAGAAGCCGAAATATAAGAGGGGTGAGCAGACACTGGAGGTTAAAGGGCTTTCTGTAAAAGGCTTACTGGAGGATATTAGTTTCGAGGCTTATAAGGGAGAAATATTGGGAATTGCTGGTCTCATGGGTGCAGGAAGGACGGAATTAGCTCATGCAATATTCGGAAAATTGCGCCCGACCGCTGGTGAAATTATTGTTCACGGAAAAAAACAAAAATTTGATTCACCTCAAAAAGCCATCCGGGCAGGAATAGGATATACCACAGAGGACCGGAAGAGGGATGGCTTAATGCTCAATCAGGATATCAAGAGCAACATCCTTATTTCATCATATGACCAACTTGTCAATTTTTGGGGGCTGGTGAAAGAAGGAATGGCTAACAGGAGAACAGATGAATATATAGAAAAAATGAATATAAAGACCACGGGCCGAAATCAGAATATCGGTTCTCTGAGTGGAGGGAACCAGCAGAAAGCAGTATTAGCTAAATGGTTAAGCGCCAATGTAGATATTTTCTTTTTTGATGAGCCTACCAGAGGAATAGATGTGGGGGCCAAGATGGAAATTTACCAATTAATGTATACTTTGGTGGAAAACGGTGTGACCGTAATCATGATATCGTCAGAGTTACCTGAAATACTGGGAATGAGCGACCGGATATTAGTAATGAGCCATGGAAAGTTAGCGGCAGATTTAGATATCAGTGAGGCAACCCAGGAAAAAATATATTATTACGCTTCACAAGAATAG
- a CDS encoding ABC transporter permease, translated as MKEKTQQLSATHIGVTRLKSILGKASILLGLLLLCTFFSFTARNFLTQKNLLNIALQTSIIAIVAIGQTYTITGGGIDLSVGSVVGLSSIVVSMLLVHDVSIPIAILMAIAAGLTCGAINGFIIAYGGIAPFIATLGMLSIARGIVYVACDGVPITGLPSEFSVLGAGRAFGTIPVPIIILSVLAVVMGIIFHKSKFGRHIFALGSNENTAYLSGVNTKKVKFMMYLCCSLMAAIAGIILTSRVISGQPNSGEAYETDAIAAAVIGGASMSGGQGSIIGTLIGALMMGVLNNGLNLLGLSYFYQKIAIGMVIIAAVYIDMLRSRKK; from the coding sequence ATGAAAGAAAAGACGCAGCAATTATCGGCTACCCATATTGGGGTTACAAGATTAAAATCAATCCTGGGAAAAGCAAGTATTTTATTAGGGCTGCTGCTGTTATGCACATTCTTCTCTTTTACGGCCAGGAATTTCCTTACACAGAAAAACCTGCTGAACATAGCATTGCAGACCTCTATTATTGCAATCGTTGCCATTGGGCAGACTTATACTATTACAGGAGGCGGTATAGACCTTTCTGTGGGTTCTGTGGTAGGACTTTCAAGTATCGTGGTATCTATGCTGCTTGTGCATGATGTAAGTATTCCTATAGCAATTCTCATGGCTATTGCAGCAGGCTTGACTTGCGGGGCAATCAATGGATTTATCATTGCATATGGAGGAATTGCTCCCTTTATAGCAACACTAGGTATGCTGAGCATTGCCAGAGGTATTGTATATGTAGCTTGTGATGGAGTGCCTATTACCGGACTGCCATCGGAATTCAGTGTCCTGGGAGCAGGAAGAGCATTTGGAACCATTCCTGTTCCAATCATAATCCTGTCGGTATTGGCAGTTGTTATGGGAATCATATTTCATAAGTCTAAATTTGGCAGACATATTTTTGCTTTGGGAAGTAACGAAAATACAGCATACCTTTCTGGTGTAAATACAAAAAAGGTGAAGTTTATGATGTATCTGTGTTGTAGTCTTATGGCAGCAATTGCGGGTATAATCCTGACATCCAGGGTGATTTCTGGTCAGCCTAATTCTGGAGAAGCATATGAGACTGACGCAATTGCAGCAGCTGTAATTGGTGGTGCGAGCATGTCAGGAGGTCAGGGCAGTATAATAGGGACATTAATAGGCGCGTTAATGATGGGAGTTTTAAACAATGGACTTAATCTGCTGGGTCTATCTTATTTTTATCAGAAGATTGCCATTGGTATGGTAATTATCGCAGCAGTATACATTGATATGTTGAGAAGCAGGAAAAAGTAA
- a CDS encoding sugar ABC transporter substrate-binding protein produces MKKVWGFTLAAALVISMLAGCGAQKQAEEKKDTAAQTQAQTEKESTAQKENAAPTEAKEDAEKVIAVIPKSLLFDYWQYVRIGAQSAGLDEGYAIDFQGTRTDTDLEGQVKLVEDFIQRGVSAIVISPVNPDGMVPVLQQAEDAGIPVIIMDGKLNADFPRSTVSTNDEAAGKFAAEKLKELAGDAGGTFAIVSAVPGAVQEGGREKGFSDELGTYPNYKIIGTYYGKGDRNQTYNITQDILTSNPDITGFYTVNEGSSAGVTLGVREGDLKEKIFVAFDPSTEVLDAIRDGYVDGAVAQNPYLIGRTAVLNAIKVLNGETVEKKIDVPVTWVTIDNLDDPEIQNVLKPEEVIK; encoded by the coding sequence ATGAAAAAAGTATGGGGTTTTACATTGGCGGCAGCACTGGTCATTAGTATGCTCGCAGGATGCGGAGCGCAGAAACAGGCGGAGGAAAAAAAGGATACAGCAGCGCAGACACAGGCACAGACGGAAAAGGAAAGCACTGCACAAAAGGAAAACGCTGCACCAACTGAGGCAAAAGAAGATGCGGAGAAGGTAATAGCGGTTATTCCGAAATCACTTTTGTTTGACTATTGGCAGTATGTAAGAATTGGGGCCCAGAGCGCTGGACTGGATGAAGGATATGCAATTGACTTCCAAGGGACCAGGACAGATACTGATTTGGAAGGTCAGGTAAAATTGGTTGAGGATTTTATACAGAGAGGTGTATCGGCTATTGTCATATCTCCTGTGAATCCCGATGGTATGGTACCAGTTCTGCAGCAGGCGGAGGATGCTGGTATTCCGGTTATTATTATGGATGGAAAACTAAATGCTGATTTTCCGCGTTCAACAGTAAGTACAAACGATGAAGCAGCAGGAAAATTTGCAGCGGAGAAATTAAAAGAGCTGGCAGGTGATGCAGGCGGAACGTTTGCAATTGTATCTGCAGTACCGGGCGCTGTACAGGAGGGCGGCAGGGAGAAAGGTTTTTCCGATGAACTGGGAACCTATCCAAATTACAAAATTATAGGTACATATTATGGTAAGGGAGACAGGAATCAGACTTATAATATCACACAGGATATACTGACGTCCAATCCTGATATTACCGGGTTCTATACGGTAAATGAAGGTTCATCGGCTGGTGTTACCCTCGGGGTGCGGGAGGGAGATTTAAAGGAAAAAATATTTGTTGCTTTTGACCCATCCACGGAAGTTCTTGACGCCATACGTGATGGTTATGTGGATGGTGCAGTGGCCCAGAATCCGTACCTGATTGGAAGAACTGCAGTGCTTAATGCCATCAAGGTATTGAATGGTGAAACAGTTGAGAAAAAGATTGATGTGCCGGTAACGTGGGTTACCATTGACAATCTGGATGATCCGGAAATTCAGAATGTATTGAAACCGGAAGAAGTCATTAAATAG
- a CDS encoding cyclase family protein, which translates to MSRRVIDLTLEITSNMPAQDAFPGNIYVQLVSHEESRRTESGTPEDPFTSTWNYIGMVEHIGTHVDAFFHMNPKGLSVDRMPLDMFFGKAVCFDMTHIPERGEITAEDMEKAQEATGVKVDGHIVLLATGIHDKYFPDKKILSVNPEITPEAVKWLADHNSRLHGVEGPSTDIMDLNLFPSHRACRNLGITHYEWLINLTELIGKGEFMFYGAPLKLKDGSGSPVRAYAVIEE; encoded by the coding sequence ATGAGCAGAAGAGTGATTGATTTAACATTGGAAATTACAAGCAACATGCCGGCACAGGATGCGTTTCCAGGTAATATTTATGTACAGTTGGTATCCCATGAGGAATCCAGAAGGACGGAATCCGGTACACCTGAGGACCCGTTTACCTCTACGTGGAATTATATTGGCATGGTAGAACATATTGGGACGCATGTGGATGCCTTCTTTCATATGAATCCCAAAGGACTGAGTGTAGACAGAATGCCTCTGGATATGTTCTTCGGCAAAGCAGTCTGTTTTGATATGACACATATACCGGAACGCGGAGAAATTACAGCAGAAGATATGGAGAAGGCACAGGAGGCAACAGGAGTAAAAGTAGACGGTCATATAGTCCTTTTGGCTACAGGAATTCACGATAAGTATTTCCCGGACAAGAAGATACTGTCTGTGAATCCTGAAATAACTCCTGAAGCAGTTAAATGGCTTGCAGACCATAATTCCAGACTGCATGGTGTAGAGGGACCGTCAACAGATATTATGGATCTAAATCTGTTCCCGAGCCATCGGGCGTGCAGGAATCTGGGAATTACACATTATGAGTGGCTGATAAATCTTACGGAACTTATAGGAAAAGGAGAATTCATGTTCTATGGCGCTCCTCTGAAATTAAAAGATGGTTCAGGGTCTCCAGTACGCGCATATGCAGTAATAGAGGAATAG